A genome region from Pseudophryne corroboree isolate aPseCor3 chromosome 3 unlocalized genomic scaffold, aPseCor3.hap2 SUPER_3_unloc_17, whole genome shotgun sequence includes the following:
- the LOC134983527 gene encoding gastrula zinc finger protein XlCGF26.1-like, translated as MFTPDCDIKDNDSRQDSPGDNPITPIIHPALSADPPDPGECSPDHSDIGASVTALTVDTVFPCSIDAKCFTQNTKPINPHTGKVGERPLICPECKECFTYKSDLVIHQRSHTGEKAFPCSECGKCFARKSHLVRHQRSHTGERPFPCSECGKCFTQKSDLVKHQRSHTGEKPFPCSECGRCFTQKSDIVIHHRTHTGERPFPCSECGKCFTQKSYLVIHQRTHTGEKPFPCPECGICFAHISNLVIHQRSHAGEKPFPCSECGKCFTRKSDIVIHHRTHTGERPFPCSECGKCFTQKSYLVIHQRTHTGEKPFPCSECGICFAHISNLIIHKRSHTREKPFSCSECRKSFTWKSLLVKHQRSHTGEKPFSCSKCGKCFANKSDLVKHQRSHTGEKPFPCSECGKCFARKSDLVRHNRSHTGEKLFPCSECGKCFTQKSQLVTHQQSHTGEKPFPCSECGKCFAHKSVFVRHNRSHTGEKPFPCSECGKCFTRKSHLVRHQRSHTGK; from the coding sequence atgttcaccccggattgtgacataaaagataatgacagtagacaggattctccaggagataaccccattaccccaattatacatccagctctatcagctgatccccctgatcctggggaatgttctcctgatcactctgatattggtgcatctgttacagctctgacagtagatacagtgtttccctgttctatagatgccaaatgttttacacagaacacaaagcctattaacccacacacaggtaaggtaggtgaaaggccactgatatgtCCGGAGTGTAaggaatgttttacatacaaatcagatcttgttatacatcagagaagtcacacaggtgagaaggcatttccatgttctgagtgtgggaaatgttttgcacggaaatcacatcttgttagacatcagagaagtcacacaggtgagaggccgtttccatgttctgaatgtgggaaatgttttacacagaaatcagatcttgttaaacatcagagaagtcacacaggtgagaagccatttccatgttctgagtgtgggagatgttttacacagaaatcagatattgttatacatcacagaactcacacaggtgagagaccatttccatgttctgagtgtgggaaatgttttacacagaaatcatatcttgttatacatcagcgaactcacacaggtgagaagccatttccatgtcctgagtgtgggatatGTTTTGCACACatatcaaatcttgttatacatcagagaagtcacgcaggtgagaagccatttccatgttctgagtgtgggaaatgttttacacggaaatcagatattgttatacatcacagaactcacacaggtgagagaccatttccatgttctgagtgtgggaaatgttttacacagaaatcatatcttgttatacatcagcgaactcacacaggtgagaagccatttccatgttctgagtgtgggatatgTTTTGCACACATATCAAATCTTAttatacataagagaagtcacacacgtgagaagccattttcttgctctgagtgcaggaaaagttttacctggaaatccctacttgttaaacatcagagaagtcacacaggtgagaagcctttttcatgttctaagtgtgggaaatgttttgcaaacaaatcagatcttgttaaacatcagagaagtcacacaggtgagaagccatttccatgttctgagtgtgggaaatgttttgcacgcaaatcagatcttgttagacataacagaagtcacacaggtgagaagctatttccatgttctgagtgtgggaaatgttttacacagaaatcacaacttgttacacatcagcaaagtcatacaggtgagaagccatttccatgttctgagtgtgggaaatgttttgcacacaaatcagtttttgttagacataacagaagtcacacaggtgagaagccatttccatgttctgagtgtgggaaatgttttacacgaaaatcacatcttgttagacatcagcgaagtcacacagggaaATAA